From the genome of Athalia rosae chromosome 3, iyAthRosa1.1, whole genome shotgun sequence:
TATCATTTCATACGATTTTATTGTTCACTCTTCTTCCAAGTTTCTCACCCGTTTCCAACGGCTATTAAACAATTACGTTGCAACCACTTCCGCCAAAAGcgttgaagagagaaaaacaaggGGTAGCGATAAGAGGGGCGAAAGAGATTTCGATCGGTTCAGTGTGTCGCTTATAGGGAGAATTAATCATAGAGAAGTAAAGTGTTTCTCCCTTCCActttttatcgttatatttttcatccatcccTCTCCACCGCACACGCCAATTCCCGCTGAAAGGTTTTTCTCCGTCTATTGCTGTATTTTGTTGAgcgtgaaagtttttttcttttatgaaAGTCATTGTCTCCACTCGATGAAGTGTGCAGAGACGATTCGATTAACGATCATAGGgtgcatgagaaaaaaaaacgagagaaaaactaAAGGAAACAAAATATACCCTATCAAAATGCGAGTCGTTATTTCTgtctatttttcgttattcggattgtttgtttgtttgttcttctGGTTTCTACATTTTTGGTACAGATTTTGTTATATATAGATGGAATGTTGTGTAGGGTTTGTCCGCGTATAATCCACTCGGCTAAACTCGGCTGAAATCAATACCACAATGGAAGATATAACTGTACACATATTCACGACACGATCGGTCTTGAGAATTGCTTCGAGaatattatttcgttattgtACCATTGCTGGAACAAAAAAGTTTTGTAAATTGCGAAGTAAATGCGATGCTATAAAAGTACGGATATTCTATACTAGAAAAGAGGCGTTGGAGacgattcggattcccgagttCAAAATCACGCGTACGGTGCGTACGAGGAGGACGAAAATTGAGAGTTTCTGactgaaaatcttgaaaaaatatataagagaATTAAGTAATGATTAGGCCAAATTGGATATTTCTCCCGGCCCTCCGACCTCAGTCAGCTGTTAGGCGTTTTACCGGAGCTCGACGATCCTTAAtctgatcaattaattaattaattaattaattaatcaactaGATTCCATGAGCGTAAAAAAGTTATCGTACTTGTCACGAACTAACGTACGGATCCCATAGAAAACGCGTGAATTAAAATACtttgatttcaattaattgacGTAGCTCTTTGGCGACGACGTGATGATTTTGTTTCTTATTCGTTAACCGtggtaaattattttctttaaatttccATCGTTTGCATTGCGTAAGTGCACAGCACGTACCCAATCATAGCGTAGTATGAAAGGGAcgtaaagaaaagaaaccgagcccattttttttctttcctatatCGAACGATCAATTATGCACGGAATTCAATCGATGGCTGCGTTTCGAGGTTCgggtatttttttcgtttcattttttattttattttattttttttcattctaattgCAGGAAATTGCCATTCAACTTCACTTCGAATTAAACGACGACCGATCGTCGTCCGTTCGTTCAAGGCCTGGTGGTTTTCATACGCCGTTTATAAAGCGTGTCTGCGGCTCTCTGAGGCCGCAAACTTTAAAATgttaaaacaaaatcaaagacatgaaatttttcgtaactCTGTTGTTCCCATGCAGCGTTATTACGTAGATACTTTTTGTGACTAGATTTAAGCAGGAcgcgttcgaaaataaatgcTATAATTCGACAGTCTGAACTTCTGAAGGGTAATTAGTCACTCCATTCTTTTAGTCTCAACAACGAGTCGAACTCTTAATGAGGAGTTTTCGAGCGACTCGACCAGGGTGATATCGATACCGGTTCAcggttattgaaaaaaaaaaaatgaaatggccTCCGATAACGTTGCAGGAAACGATTGATTCCTTgattaacttttttcattatccttCCATGTAGTCACCTTCGTTCTTTTCAtgtcattattttaattgttttcagtatattcttgcatttttttgtttcctatttttttgtcatactCTTAATTTTACAGCATGGCCGATCAGATTCGTACAGAGTTGCCACTCTGCCAAATGTTCGAGATGACAACAAAACCGCTGATGGAATGTACAAGGTATTAGATTATCGCTTGattataaagaaaagaaaaaaaaaaagatcaagtTTCTCGGAGATCGTCCGACGCTGCTTATCTCAAATCTATAACCTTCTGAATATTGTGCGTTATCTCTGCAACATGTGTCTGTCTTCTTCCCTctcattctttctcttctctttcggtatggaaaacttggaaaaatctctgtcgattttcatttcgtaattCGATCATTAAGCCCTTCAGCTCTTCAATGATCGAAATCAGAATAAATCCAACTAATTCTGTGATAAGTTGcgaaattggaaaatcatGTAATTTCGCAGACTATCTGCACCTTCGATCGAAAACTATTCTCtgcaaattttcgtttcggCAATCACTCGAATCGCTATTGTATAATTATCTGGCGTCGATTTGTCGTGTTTGTCTGGCTTGTATCAATGAttttatctaaaaattttggTGTTGGTGTATCATCTCGAAGCTTGGACTGTCCGCTACACGTGAACGGACGAATAACCAGCCGAATCTACAGTGTGGCTATTGTGGTGGTAATTTTGACAACGtgaatccatttttttttttttttttttctctccttttctttctagctgaataatttttcatctacctCAGGTGGTTGGGCTCTCGATATTTCAACTACGTTTCAcacgaaattttattctacgGAATAAACTCCGTCTAATAATAAACTTTGGCTGAATAAAACGAGGCTAACTATGAATATaagattgattattattttccgaacTGATGTTTCTCCGATTTCTTGTTTACTTGTATCTGCAACTTCTGGCACTGATGATGTAATTGTTgtcttgtacatatatactgtGTAATCTATGTACAAATTTTATCTTTCTAACTGGTTCACGCGGTGATTTCAGCTGACCACTATCTCATGCTTTCGATTAACACACGCTCACActtaatatacgtatacataacaCCTCGAAATACATGCAACATATCTGGACATAAACGtaaatactaaaaaaaaaaaaagatgggatGTAATATTCCGCTATTTTGATTATCTATCTTGTAGAGAATTTCAGACGTTATGTCAATACGATACAAAGATAACAACTTTTATCGTTTTCACATAATTGCTCTGCTTTTCGTAAGTAGTAGAGTAGTTAACACCTGACGTTAAAACTAACGATGGAACGTCATTGTTAAAGACTATTAATTGACATTCGCTTTAgaagttttgaaaatagatgaaaaaagttgTACGGATTTtgagttgaataaaatttgggAAATCGGTGAGAGAGTATAATAGCGATGTATGTGGTGATGAGGTTTGATACTGAATGATTGATATTGTTGTCGATTGGAGTATTTTtagtaaacatttttttcaatttttatcacgaaACAGTCGCGGCGGAAGAACCCAAAGCGGAAGGGGGACAATTTGGATGATTTAAAACAAGAGTTGGACAttgattttcataaaatcaCCCCCGAGGAACTCTACCAGAGATTTAGTACGCACCCCGAAAACGTGAGTATAATTCTtgtgatgaaatttgaaataactatttggaaaaattatcaatttcacgatcctAAATCCTCTTCTATTCTTGTTCTTCAGGGCCTCAGCCATGcgaaagcaaaagaaaaccTTGAGAGGGACGGACCGAATGCCTTGACGCCTCCAAAACAGACACCCGAATGGGTGAAGTTCTGCAAAAATCTCTTCGGAGGTTTCGCGTTGCTCCTCTGGATCGGAGCTTTCCTCTGTTTCATCGCTTATTCGATCCAAGCCTCGACCGTTGAGGATCCTAACGACGACAACCTCTACCTAGGTATCGTCCTAGCGGCCGTCGTGATAGTCACGGGTATATTCTCGTACTATCAAGAGAGCAAATCGAGTAAGATCATGGAATCTTTCAAGAACATGGTACCACAATTCGCGACAGTCCTTAGGGAGGGTGAGAAAATCACCCTCAGGGCCGAGGATCTCGTCCTCGGTGACGTTGTTGAAGTCAAATTTGGCGACAGGATTCCGGCTGACATAAGGATCATAGAATCACGAGGATTCAAAGTGGACAATAGCTCGCTCACCGGTGAATCCGAACCGCAATCAAGGTCCCCTGAATTCACGAATGAGAATCCATTGGAAACCAAGAATCTCGCATTTTTCTCTACCAACGCCGTGGAAGGTACCGCTAAGGGTGTTGTCATATGCTGTGGCGATCAAACTGTGATGGGAAGGATCGCCGGACTCGCATCTGGACTCGACACCGGAGAAACACCGATCGCCAAAGAAATCCATCACTTCATTCACCTGATCACAGGAGTCGCGGTATTCCTCGGCGTGACATTCTTCCTGATCGCTTTCATTCTTGGATACCATTGGTTGGATGCCGTCATTTTCCTCATCGGTATCATCGTCGCGAACGTACCGGAAGGTCTTTTAGCCACTGTTACCGTGTGCCTTACCCTCACGGCTAAGAGAATGGCGTCGAAGAATTGTCTGGTTAAGAATCTCGAGGCCGTTGAAACGCTCGGATCGACATCGACTATTTGCTCCGACAAGACGGGTACTCTCACCCAGAACAGAATGACCGTTGCTCACATGTGGTTCGATAATCAGATTATCGAAGCCGATACAACCGAGGATCAATCTGGAGTTCAATACGACAGAACCAGCCCAGGATTCAAAGCATTGGCGAAAATTGCGGCGCTCTGCAACCGTGCTGAGTTCAAAGGCGGACAAGACGGAGTACCGATATTGAAGAAGGAGGTCAACGGCGACGCTTCCGAAGCAGCTCTGCTTAAATGCATGGAACTTGCTCTTGGCGATATAATGGGTATCAGGAAACGAAACAAGAAAGTATGCGAGGTGCCGTTCAATTCTACGAACAAGTATCAAGTTTCCGTACACGAATCCGACGATCCGAACGATCCCAGACATTTATTGGTGATGAAAGGAGCACCGGAGAGAATTTTGGACAGATGTAGCACGATATTCATCGGCGGTAAGGAGAAGGTGCTCGATGAGGAAATGAAGGAAGCTTTCAACAACGCTTACCTCGAACTTGGAGGACTTGGAGAACGTGTACTTGGATTCTGTGATTTTGTTCTTCCGAGCGATAAGTTCCCACTTGGATTTAAATTCAACTGCGACGATCCAAACTTCCCCGTAGAAGGACTCCGCTTTGTGGGACTCATGTCCATGATTGATCCGCCCAGGGCTGCGGTACCGGACGCTGTTGCTAAGTGCAGATCTGCCGGTATTAAGGTCATCATGGTTACTGGTGATCACCCTATCACTGCCAAAGCTATTGCCAAATCTGTGGGCATCATATCCGAAGGTGagtaatcgtgaaaaaaaaaaaaaattaaatcctgAGATTCTCCCAATGACCGACATCCCTTCATTCGTTGATCGCAGGAAATGAGACCATCGAGGATATCGCACAACGTCTAAATATTCCCGTCGCTGAAGTCAACCCCCGTGAAGCAAAGGCCGCTGTAATCCACGGTACGGAATTGAGGGAGCTCGATTCCGACCAACTCGACGAAATTTTGAGGTACCACACGGAGATCGTATTCGCTCGTACTTCGCCGCAGCAGAAATTGATCATTGTAGAAGGTTGTCAGAGAATGGGTGCCATCGTTGCTGTAACcggtaaatttatttctctcgatATCTCTACGAGTCTCAGCTATGATTGCGGGCAATTCGACAtctcctttttcgtttcgtttttttctttctttcgacaACAGGCGACGGTGTGAACGATTCTCCGGCGTTGAAAAAGGCTGACATCGGTGTAGCTATGGGTATCGCTGGTTCCGACGTATCCAAACAAGCGGCTGACATGATTTTACTCGACGACAATTTCGCCTCGATTGTAACTGGCGTTGAAGAGGGACGTTTGATTTTTGATAATctcaaaaaatcgatcgccTACACGCTGACGTCAAATATTCCAGAAATATCACCTTTCCTCGCTTTCATTTTATGCGACATCCCACTGCCACTTGGAACCGTCACCATTCTCTGCATCGATCTTGGAACTGACATGGTGAGTTAACTGTTCATTACAgaatttatattaaaaatatttgacgCCCCCGCAGGTTTATTAAAATTGACCCGATAAACGGATGAAACCCGATTATTCACCTCAAAGTTGCGCACTAATATTTAACTCTGTCAATAAAATccccgattctttttttacattttccacCCCCATTCCGGCGTTCACCTGATTTCGGTCTGTGTCTCCTGTCTATTAACGCACAACCGAGGGTTTTAACGATTTTATTAAAGAAAGGAGAACCAAAATCGAGATTGACCGATTTTTAATAcgtcattttacttttttttaaatattggtGCTGCAGCTAAACATTTTACGatataattttaaattacaTACCCTGTCTTCTTCCAGCAAATGTATGTTtattataaaaagaaaaaagtctatctagaatgatttttcgttcaaacgatttgatttcaacatttgagGACATGGATTTATTGTtagatagataaaaaaattaggtaaTAGAAATCTGAAACTTTAGAGACTCAAATATTATTAGATTCCTGCCATCTCGTTGGCCTACGAAGAGTCAGAGTCTGACATAATGAAGAGAAGACCCCGAAATCCGTTGTTCGACAACCTCGTCAACGAAAGGttctttgaaacaaaaaagataacCCGTAGAATCGCCAGAAAATTTCTATTGCTTAACGTTATCTCAATTAACAATTTACGTAGCGCTCGGCAGCTcccttattttgttttttgtgtttatacatataaatagatatataatacgtaagtTCAGCAATacgtaataattttacaatgccATTTAGGTTTAATGTAAAATATTCGCTAGGTgcgtatttaaaattttttcacgtactatgaaacaagaaataagTGCTAGACAAACTTCAGGAGGTAGACCGGAAACGCCCGGGTATATTCTTGTTCGTCATATTAtaggtgtatttttttttcttttatcctttttaattaatttatttgattttggtttttcttacaattcttctgaaagaaatgaataataattaataacaggTGCCCGCAATTTCTTTGGCGTATGAGACAGCCGAATCTGACATCATGAAGCGACAGCCACGCAACCCGTTCAACGACAACTTGGTCAACCAAAGGTTCATTTGCGTGAACCCCTTAATTAACACTGTTTTTTAATTCagttttgttcgaattttttttttttatacaatttttttttcctttttttttcttgcatctGCAATTAACAAATATGCCGTACGTgccatagaaaatttttttcgcgacaATCATtgcgtttgaataaaaaagattaatttctttcgaacgagagaaaaaaaatttcaattcgggaataattttttcagatcagtgagctaaaaaatgaaaattggtgGAGATCAATCTAAAATTTTCTGTAACAAACTAACGATCCTATTCAGTAGATTAAATATGACGatcgtttttattcaaacgtgaataataattcgcgAACAGCATTTTGCAATTTGCCCCCGTGTTTGACAGGAATATATAATGATATGAtgatgatatatatattatcgaaaaatattaataccgataaatatatatatattcatctaTCTTGTGTTTGGTTGCTGATGCGGAATTGTTTGCGGAGTCTCGTTTGACAGCACACGATAGTATACCTACCCATTACCCACATAGCATAACATACTTACATATATTGAATGCAAAAATTGTGTGGCAATCATCCCCTGACCCTACCCCGCAGCGCTCGTCCgcatattattttaattaattcatcatCACTGTAATCATGGAATCATTTGCCTGGCAGAGAAGAAATGAGTTCCACTCCCTCCCTTCCATCCGAAAAACTACCCCCTGAATACAACtaccaattttatttatccattaattatttttctgtttttttttttttcatcattcattcattgaatattttactttccatgtgatttctcattttctataATAATTGTCTTGgaaaaggctaaaaaaaaacacaaaaatacaTTCATCGCCATTCACTGGTATATCGCACGAGGACGCTGATCCATTTTCTATTGGttttttgttcggttttttatttcgctttttatttataaccATTTTATTCGTCAACGGTTTTCATTTATCGAGTATACCTTGCATTCTCGTTGTGTatgatgtttttttccttcatttttctctatgATCGGtgggagaaaatagaaaagaagtaACGGtagtgatgaaaaattttagagaaagaaaactgaaagaaagtGAGAGCAGTGTCCTCGTGAGGTGCGATGATTGGCATATCGatgattatcatttattaataTGGATCAGTAATTGTAACGAGCTTCTATTATATGGTAATGTGAAATTAGGTACCTGCCATCTCGCTAGCCTACGAGGAGGCTGAGAGTGATATTATGAAGCGACAACCACGAAACCCGTTCACTGACAAGCTAGTTAACGAAAGGTAACACgttaaatacataaaaaaaataccgtacaGCGAGGTTTTTACACTATCAGAGAAAAAGTTGTCCGCGATAGTTCtagctttatttattttgtttaaattttatcCCTCCATTTTTTCTACTCCACTTATTGGTAAAGTATTGATGTTTAATAGTACATCGTTTTTGTTAgtagtaaaatttatttcttcgtaGCATTAGATTCgtctttaattatttttcaattataggTTCATTGaagcacaatttttttattcttctcaaCTTTATTGTTAAGTTTTAATTATGCATAGCTGtggtttttttattaattttttatttcaatatttcttttctttatctttcttcTTGTATCTAATAAAACTGGACAACTTTTTCTCGTAGACGACCTTGACCGTAcataattacaaaattatgattattataattaatattttcttcccGATCAGTTACTAACTTTTGCATTATCTTGGCTTATTCGCAAAAATTctaatatatgtaaataaattattgatcgCGATTGCCCGTTTGAGCTGCATAACGTACGTGTAACAACATTTCTATAGAGTTTCTTTCATTGCAGCAAAGCCTTGCATAAATTACATAAAGTGAATAACAgatattgtaaatatttttcatcgactgtTCTTGTGCTGTAAATTGCATCGGTGGAATCaactgaaaaaatcaatcaattcaCAACATCGGATACATTCACTGATAAACTAAGAGACGATCTTCACTATAAATTCTaataaggggaaaaaaaataaattattgtcgtGTCTTACTGCGAATGCCTTGATAATATAAGAAAGTAAATGTAACTTTCGAAATTCTATATACTTACAGAgatttataatacataatattcATACTATATGGGTGACATTTACACGAGATTCAACACAATTAATACATTAACACGATGTACAGATTATAATTtcttctacaatttttttttatctcttcaaattgatttctcgtcacttcttttactttttatcctTTAATTATTACACCTATTATGGTCACAGTTTCTCAGATGTCCATGAAAATGGATCCTGTATATTTACATTCTTCTGCACTTTATTACTGCAAAGTAGAAGAGataaccaaagaaaaaaagactgaAACAACGTATATGTGATAACATAAGTATTGAAACGAGTTACTGCGActatatagaaaaatgaaagggatAACATacatttaatatatatatatatatacatatcaattaatcataatttacaaaaagggaaaaaataatcgataaacgaaaaacctaaattacttatttttctatatataatatacatataactactATAcaaaatatagtatataatttatatacggAATATATTGGCACAAGCCGAGCGTCTCTCTCAGTAATCATGTATTTCGTTTACAAGGTAAGAAAGATATTATTTCTAAgagtatattacatacatatttgtatTAATAGATATTTTCCTTACCTACTAATTCTGCTTTCATAAAGTTCTTAATCACAAATATTTACCTGTACAATTTCCATATacacgcgattttttttttatttttattgctcagttttattttcaaatcttattCCATTCGTATTTTCACTACCTATATCGCCTGATGTGCCTATATCATAGattaattgagaaaagaaGTTTGATCAAAGATTACTGAAGTATAGAACTTtacgaaaaggagaaaactcaaagagaagaaacgaaaaacaaaaaaaaaacgatacgaaGGAATCATTCATATATTTCGCATGTCCGTTTATCCCCGATATCCGCTgcaaatgaattattcaaatcca
Proteins encoded in this window:
- the LOC105693955 gene encoding sodium/potassium-transporting ATPase subunit alpha isoform X3; the encoded protein is MGDKHGRSDSYRVATLPNVRDDNKTADGMYKSRRKNPKRKGDNLDDLKQELDIDFHKITPEELYQRFSTHPENGLSHAKAKENLERDGPNALTPPKQTPEWVKFCKNLFGGFALLLWIGAFLCFIAYSIQASTVEDPNDDNLYLGIVLAAVVIVTGIFSYYQESKSSKIMESFKNMVPQFATVLREGEKITLRAEDLVLGDVVEVKFGDRIPADIRIIESRGFKVDNSSLTGESEPQSRSPEFTNENPLETKNLAFFSTNAVEGTAKGVVICCGDQTVMGRIAGLASGLDTGETPIAKEIHHFIHLITGVAVFLGVTFFLIAFILGYHWLDAVIFLIGIIVANVPEGLLATVTVCLTLTAKRMASKNCLVKNLEAVETLGSTSTICSDKTGTLTQNRMTVAHMWFDNQIIEADTTEDQSGVQYDRTSPGFKALAKIAALCNRAEFKGGQDGVPILKKEVNGDASEAALLKCMELALGDIMGIRKRNKKVCEVPFNSTNKYQVSVHESDDPNDPRHLLVMKGAPERILDRCSTIFIGGKEKVLDEEMKEAFNNAYLELGGLGERVLGFCDFVLPSDKFPLGFKFNCDDPNFPVEGLRFVGLMSMIDPPRAAVPDAVAKCRSAGIKVIMVTGDHPITAKAIAKSVGIISEGNETIEDIAQRLNIPVAEVNPREAKAAVIHGTELRELDSDQLDEILRYHTEIVFARTSPQQKLIIVEGCQRMGAIVAVTGDGVNDSPALKKADIGVAMGIAGSDVSKQAADMILLDDNFASIVTGVEEGRLIFDNLKKSIAYTLTSNIPEISPFLAFILCDIPLPLGTVTILCIDLGTDMVPAISLAYETAESDIMKRQPRNPFNDNLVNQRLISMAYGQIGMIQAAAGFFVYFVIMAENGFLPLKLFGIRKQWDSKAINDLTDSYGQEWTFRDRKTLEFTCHTAFFVSIVIVQWADLIVCKTRRNSIIHQGMRNWALNFGLVFETALAAFLSYTPGMDKGLRMFPLKFVWWLPAIPFMIAIFIYDETRRFYLRRNPGGWLEQETYY
- the LOC105693955 gene encoding sodium/potassium-transporting ATPase subunit alpha isoform X5, with the translated sequence MGDKSRRKNPKRKGDNLDDLKQELDIDFHKITPEELYQRFSTHPENGLSHAKAKENLERDGPNALTPPKQTPEWVKFCKNLFGGFALLLWIGAFLCFIAYSIQASTVEDPNDDNLYLGIVLAAVVIVTGIFSYYQESKSSKIMESFKNMVPQFATVLREGEKITLRAEDLVLGDVVEVKFGDRIPADIRIIESRGFKVDNSSLTGESEPQSRSPEFTNENPLETKNLAFFSTNAVEGTAKGVVICCGDQTVMGRIAGLASGLDTGETPIAKEIHHFIHLITGVAVFLGVTFFLIAFILGYHWLDAVIFLIGIIVANVPEGLLATVTVCLTLTAKRMASKNCLVKNLEAVETLGSTSTICSDKTGTLTQNRMTVAHMWFDNQIIEADTTEDQSGVQYDRTSPGFKALAKIAALCNRAEFKGGQDGVPILKKEVNGDASEAALLKCMELALGDIMGIRKRNKKVCEVPFNSTNKYQVSVHESDDPNDPRHLLVMKGAPERILDRCSTIFIGGKEKVLDEEMKEAFNNAYLELGGLGERVLGFCDFVLPSDKFPLGFKFNCDDPNFPVEGLRFVGLMSMIDPPRAAVPDAVAKCRSAGIKVIMVTGDHPITAKAIAKSVGIISEGNETIEDIAQRLNIPVAEVNPREAKAAVIHGTELRELDSDQLDEILRYHTEIVFARTSPQQKLIIVEGCQRMGAIVAVTGDGVNDSPALKKADIGVAMGIAGSDVSKQAADMILLDDNFASIVTGVEEGRLIFDNLKKSIAYTLTSNIPEISPFLAFILCDIPLPLGTVTILCIDLGTDMVPAISLAYEEAESDIMKRQPRNPFTDKLVNERLISMAYGQIGMIQAAAGFFVYFVIMAENGFLPLKLFGIRKQWDSKAINDLTDSYGQEWTFRDRKTLEFTCHTAFFVSIVIVQWADLIVCKTRRNSIIHQGMRNWALNFGLVFETALAAFLSYTPGMDKGLRMFPLKFVWWLPAIPFMIAIFIYDETRRFYLRRNPGGWLEQETYY